One Elusimicrobiota bacterium genomic region harbors:
- a CDS encoding 50S ribosomal protein L25: MEKFTLDVESRSGITKGEMRKLRGSGKIPAVIYGEKENLSLTVDGGKFGFILSKAGHNAIIDLIFSDKTTKTVLIKDIQKHVITRNMIHIDFYQVSMKKKTEVSVPVVLSGEAPGVKEGGVITLILRELKVKCLPTDIPEKITIEIGNLQIGNSVSVKDLVLPKNIEVLNQPDQIIVNVVSPTILEEVVPGPAEALAEPEVIGKGKKELEEGEEEAEGKPAAKPAEAAKKEAAPAKKEEKPKEEKKPEKK; encoded by the coding sequence ATGGAGAAGTTTACATTAGATGTTGAGAGTAGGTCCGGGATTACAAAAGGTGAGATGAGAAAATTAAGAGGGTCAGGAAAAATTCCTGCGGTTATCTACGGGGAAAAAGAAAATTTAAGTTTGACTGTAGATGGAGGTAAATTCGGTTTTATACTTTCTAAAGCAGGACATAATGCTATAATTGATTTGATTTTTTCTGATAAAACAACAAAAACAGTTTTGATAAAAGACATTCAGAAACATGTTATCACAAGAAATATGATTCATATTGATTTTTATCAGGTTAGTATGAAGAAAAAGACAGAAGTATCTGTTCCTGTCGTTCTAAGTGGTGAGGCACCCGGTGTTAAGGAAGGAGGAGTTATTACACTTATACTAAGGGAATTGAAAGTAAAATGTCTTCCTACTGATATTCCCGAAAAAATAACTATTGAAATCGGTAATCTACAGATCGGAAATTCTGTAAGTGTGAAAGATTTGGTTTTACCCAAAAACATAGAAGTTCTTAATCAACCCGACCAGATAATCGTTAATGTTGTTTCTCCGACTATTCTGGAAGAGGTTGTCCCTGGTCCTGCCGAGGCACTTGCTGAACCGGAAGTCATTGGCAAGGGCAAGAAAGAACTTGAGGAAGGTGAAGAGGAAGCGGAAGGGAAACCGGCAGCTAAACCGGCCGAAGCAGCTAAGAAAGAAGCTGCCCCTGCTAAGAAGGAAGAAAAACCTAAAGAAGAAAAGAAACCAGAGAAAAAATAA
- the pth gene encoding aminoacyl-tRNA hydrolase, with protein MKLIVGLGNPGKKYLKTRHNIGFVVLDNFAERESLKWKKYKDIAIISLSSGFLIAKPCLFMNQSGPAIIPLIKKYNFNCEDIFVIHDDMDIEFGRVQLKKGGSSGGHNGIQSIIEALGTNEFMRLRIGIGRPPETSDPVNFVLSDFLKEELEKLDAVILRATDAIPIFIESGIQKAMNVFNRKEN; from the coding sequence ATGAAGTTAATTGTCGGGTTGGGCAATCCTGGTAAAAAATATTTAAAAACACGTCACAATATTGGTTTTGTTGTTTTGGATAATTTTGCAGAGAGAGAATCACTGAAATGGAAAAAATATAAAGATATTGCTATTATATCTTTAAGTAGTGGTTTTTTAATTGCAAAACCATGTCTTTTCATGAACCAAAGTGGTCCTGCCATAATACCTCTAATAAAAAAATATAATTTTAACTGTGAAGATATCTTTGTTATACATGATGATATGGATATCGAATTTGGGCGTGTTCAATTAAAAAAAGGCGGTTCTTCCGGTGGTCATAATGGTATTCAATCAATTATTGAAGCTCTTGGTACAAATGAATTTATGCGGCTAAGAATAGGGATAGGTCGTCCGCCTGAAACATCAGATCCTGTAAATTTTGTTCTTTCAGACTTTTTAAAAGAAGAATTGGAAAAATTGGATGCAGTAATTTTAAGAGCAACGGATGCGATCCCTATTTTTATTGAGTCAGGCATACAAAAAGCAATGAATGTTTTTAATAGGAAA
- a CDS encoding ribose-phosphate pyrophosphokinase: MARNKLKIFSGTANRGLSKEICNFLKIVPGAIEVGRFPDKEIEIKISENVRGCDTFVVQPTSSPANENLMELLVIIDALKRASAERITAVIPYYGYSRQDRKVEPRVPITAKLVANLITVAGTDRVLTLDLHAGQIQGFFDIPVDHLFVRPVLVDYFKKKKLQNLIVVSPDAGGVERARSFAKRMEVGLAIIDKRRISPDEAAVMHIIGDIKGKNIIIVDDMIDTAGTLVKAVEAIRKGGAKDIYATAAHGIFAGEAYEKIDKSQVKEVVVTNSICNNIQSEKIKVLSAGKLLADAILRIHEGRSVSKLFV; the protein is encoded by the coding sequence GTGGCACGAAACAAATTAAAAATATTTAGTGGTACCGCGAACAGGGGCTTGTCAAAGGAAATCTGTAATTTTCTAAAGATAGTTCCCGGAGCTATTGAGGTTGGCAGGTTTCCGGACAAAGAGATTGAAATAAAAATAAGTGAAAATGTCCGCGGTTGTGATACTTTTGTTGTTCAACCGACATCATCTCCCGCTAATGAGAATTTAATGGAGCTTTTAGTAATTATCGACGCACTTAAGAGAGCTTCAGCAGAAAGAATCACAGCGGTTATACCGTATTATGGTTATTCAAGGCAGGACAGAAAAGTTGAACCTCGGGTTCCTATAACTGCTAAATTAGTAGCGAATCTTATTACAGTTGCAGGTACTGACAGAGTTCTTACTCTTGATTTACATGCAGGTCAAATCCAGGGTTTTTTTGATATTCCGGTTGATCATTTATTTGTAAGACCTGTTCTTGTTGATTATTTTAAAAAGAAAAAACTTCAGAATCTTATTGTTGTTTCGCCTGACGCCGGAGGTGTTGAGCGTGCCCGTTCTTTTGCCAAGCGCATGGAAGTCGGGCTTGCGATTATTGATAAAAGGAGAATTTCTCCTGATGAGGCGGCAGTAATGCATATCATAGGCGATATAAAAGGTAAAAATATAATAATTGTTGATGATATGATTGATACAGCAGGTACACTTGTAAAAGCGGTTGAAGCGATTAGAAAAGGCGGGGCCAAAGATATTTATGCAACAGCAGCTCATGGAATTTTTGCCGGCGAAGCATATGAAAAAATTGATAAGTCTCAGGTTAAAGAAGTCGTTGTTACCAATTCAATATGTAATAATATTCAATCGGAAAAAATAAAGGTTTTGTCAGCTGGAAAACTTTTAGCAGATGCTATTTTGAGAATACACGAAGGTCGGTCAGTTTCCAAATTATTTGTTTAA